The sequence TGAGGTTAGTAAAACGGGTGGTTTAAGGAGGATTTACCTGGGCGATAGGCTTGTATTCACGATTAGGGCTAGTGATGGTCGTCCATTACCGACATTGGAGGGTGCGCGGTTGATTGATAAGGTGGTTGTTGTGAGTAGGGATGCCGCCCCATTTGTGAAGCAGGGTAGGAGCGTCATGGCTAAGTTCGTTGTTGATATCAGGAATGCTGTCCCCGGTGATGAGGTTGCCATTTACTCTGAGGATGGTGAATTGCTGGGTGTTGGTAGGCTGATGCTCTCTAGGGATGAGGCACGGAGTGTTGGTAGGGGCGTTGCCGTTAAGTTGCGGCATCACGTTAAGGGTGATGCTGAGAGAAGCAACCAATAATGCTTATATTTACTCAATTCTTCAGGGATGCGGTGGTTACTATCTGGCGAACGAATATTCAGTAACGCCCTGGGAGGTTAAGGGTAAAGTAGACTATATGAGGCTTGCCCGTGAATTCGGTGTTCAATTGATAACAGAGAATGAAATAAACACAATACGGGAATTAACTGGCGAAGTTCATTACCTAATAAGGAGGGGCTTCTTCTACGCTCATAGGGACTTGGTACCAATACTAAGTAGGCAAAGGAGTGGGTTGAAATGGGCCTTGTATGACGGCAGGGGACCCAGCGCTGACCTGCATATAGGCCACCTAGTTCCCTGGATGCTCAGTAAGTGGTTTGTGGATAAGTTCAATGTTGATTACTTCTTTGAGTTGACGGATGATGAGAAATTCCTGGTCAAGGAGGGGTACACCCTTGAGCAGACGAATAAGTATGCCTATGAAAACGCCCTGGACCTAATAGCCCTCGGTTTCACACCAGATAAGCTACACATAATTATTGATAGTGAGGACATCAAGTACCTATACAAGATAGCAGTTAGGGTGGGTAAGAAACTAACGTTATCAACCGTGAAGCACACCTTTGGGTTCACGGACTCAACGAACGTTGGCGCAGCCTTCTTCCCAACGCTGGAGATATCCGTGGCATTCCTACCCACTGAGCTTTATGGTGAGCAGGTACCTGTGTTAATACCAACAGCCATTGATCAGGACCCGTA is a genomic window of Vulcanisaeta souniana JCM 11219 containing:
- a CDS encoding PUA domain-containing protein, which encodes MDQLTKDIVRGVLSYIYGPGILKKLSGEFRIEVSKTGGLRRIYLGDRLVFTIRASDGRPLPTLEGARLIDKVVVVSRDAAPFVKQGRSVMAKFVVDIRNAVPGDEVAIYSEDGELLGVGRLMLSRDEARSVGRGVAVKLRHHVKGDAERSNQ
- a CDS encoding tryptophan--tRNA ligase codes for the protein MANEYSVTPWEVKGKVDYMRLAREFGVQLITENEINTIRELTGEVHYLIRRGFFYAHRDLVPILSRQRSGLKWALYDGRGPSADLHIGHLVPWMLSKWFVDKFNVDYFFELTDDEKFLVKEGYTLEQTNKYAYENALDLIALGFTPDKLHIIIDSEDIKYLYKIAVRVGKKLTLSTVKHTFGFTDSTNVGAAFFPTLEISVAFLPTELYGEQVPVLIPTAIDQDPYFRLARDIADELGYPKPSTIYSKFIPGLTGEDKMSASNPDSAIYVTDSERDVRRKIMNALTGGQPTVELQRKYGGDPDNCVVYKYHLLFQDSDEKVRDIYENCRAGKLLCGECKIMLFERIREFMKEHNERRERAKDAIQQYRISVKFR